The nucleotide sequence TTACATGATAAGTGGAAAAAGAATGAATAAATGAATTTTGGGTGTGGACAAAAAAATTGTATTATTGTATTATATTGCAACAAATCAACAAGTAGGTGATAAATTTGATCGACCGATTGTTTAAGGCTCTTTCTTCACCCTGGCGAATTGAGATAATGAAAAAGATTGCCAAGGAGCCTCTTTGTCAGTGTGAGTTTGAAAAAAGCATGGCTATTGACAAAACCACAATTTCCCGCCATGTCCGGGAGCTGGTTTTAGCCGATCTGGTTGAGATTGAGCAGAGGGGAGTGATGAAAATTCTTCATATCAAAGACAAGCGAATCATGGAAATCATTGAATTGGCTGAAGATATTTGTCAAGAATGAAAGGAAGCGGGTCTAAATGTGGCAAACTGCTTTACGGGAAGGACTCAACACCATTCTTACCTATCTCGATCCCTTGCATCTCCTGCTGGGAATTGTGCCGGCTTTTCTCATATCCGGAGCGATAGCCGCTTTACTGGATCGAGAAAGTATTTTGCGTTTCTTCGGTCCGGGGGCCAATAAATGGATCGCCATTAGTGTGGCTTCAATTGCCGGTGCCATCTTAGCGGTCTGTTCCTGTTCAATCCTGCCGATGTTTACTTCC is from Candidatus Atribacteria bacterium ADurb.Bin276 and encodes:
- a CDS encoding hypothetical protein (Transcriptional repressor SmtB homolog); this encodes MIDRLFKALSSPWRIEIMKKIAKEPLCQCEFEKSMAIDKTTISRHVRELVLADLVEIEQRGVMKILHIKDKRIMEIIELAEDICQE